One Hemitrygon akajei chromosome 11, sHemAka1.3, whole genome shotgun sequence DNA segment encodes these proteins:
- the LOC140736275 gene encoding 14-3-3 protein beta/alpha-1-like, with amino-acid sequence MSKADLVEKAKFAEQAERYDDMAAAMKAVAEKGDELSNEERNLLSVAYKNVVGTRRSSWRVITSIEQKNEVEAKAQLVKDYREKIEKELQDICHDVLRLLDEYLITNATSSESKVFYLKMKGDYYRYLSEVANEAQKANTVECSQKAYDEAFQISEADMQPTHPIRLGLALNFSVFYYEILNSPEKACKLAKSAFEDAITELDSLTDDSYKDSTLIMQLLRDNLTLWTSDNQGEEVEQAEGEN; translated from the exons ATGTCGAAGGCTGACCTCGTTGAGAAGGCAAAGTTTGCTGAGCAGGCGGAGCGCTATGATGATATGGCGGCCGCGATGAAGGCCGTCGCTGAGAAGGGTGACGAGCTCTCGAACGAGGAGCGGAACCTGCTGTCTGTCGCTTACAAGAACGTGGTTGGGACTCGTCGTTCATCCTGGCGAGTCATCACTAGCATTGAGCAGAAGAATGAAGTTGAAGCTAAGGCACAACTGGTAAAAGATTACCGAGAGAAGATTGAGAAGGAGCTTCAGGATATCTGCCATGATGTTCTG AGACTGCTGGACGAGTATCTTATCACCAATGCAACTTCTTCTGAGAGCAAGGTCTTCTATCTGAAGATGAAAGGAGATTACTACAGATACCTCTCCGAAGTTGCAAACGAGGCACAGAAAGCGA ATACCGTGGAATGCTCACAAAAGGCCTACGATGAGGCATTTCAGATCAGCGAGGCTGACATGCAACCAACCCATCCCATCCGCCTTGGTCTGGCCCTCAACTTCTCCGTGTTCTACTACGAGATCCTGAACTCTCCTGAAAAGGCATGCAAGCTGGCAAAATCG GCATTTGAAGACGCTATTACAGAACTAGACTCTTTGACTGATGATTCGTACAAAGACAGCACCTTGATTATGCAGTTACTACGGGACAATTTAACT TTGTGGACCTCGGACAACCAGGGAGAGGAAGTGGAGCAGGCCGAAGGGGAGAACTAA